In the genome of Oceaniferula marina, one region contains:
- a CDS encoding DUF6268 family outer membrane beta-barrel protein: MKRIFSSSLIVAGLSLALLTPAMAGDSVAETIPPTSDGLNGKQEWFGPPYIQFARKNSNTDLPGYAVGNANYRHNFTTDFDSLPGDVSSDAFNLWLPFAGVNHDEFHLFGFINYGATKYDTSVPNLLTEDTLHNFYMPIVFIHDVSEKWIWGGMVMPSYSGAQSSSDNFAISAALGAGYNYSENLELFAGVYYYHGFGEEYIIPGAAFIWRPAPRWEAYLLPPIGGITYSVNDNWLVNLYGQYSSPTWHVKADDAGPDRDINVSSLRIGLRAEYNVHNQLWAWLGAGVSMGQELDIENTSDKTIQNSDIDMTPFVQVGLNYRF, from the coding sequence GTGAAACGTATCTTCTCTTCCTCACTGATTGTGGCGGGCCTTTCGCTGGCTTTGCTGACTCCCGCCATGGCCGGCGATTCCGTTGCCGAAACCATTCCTCCGACAAGTGATGGCCTCAACGGCAAACAAGAGTGGTTCGGCCCTCCCTACATCCAGTTCGCCCGTAAGAACTCGAATACCGATCTCCCAGGATATGCCGTTGGCAATGCAAACTACCGCCACAATTTCACCACGGATTTCGACAGCCTTCCCGGTGATGTCAGCTCGGATGCCTTCAACCTCTGGCTTCCTTTTGCCGGTGTTAACCACGATGAGTTCCACCTCTTTGGCTTCATCAACTACGGTGCCACCAAATACGACACCAGCGTGCCCAACTTGCTGACCGAAGACACCCTGCACAACTTCTATATGCCCATTGTCTTCATCCACGATGTTTCCGAAAAATGGATCTGGGGAGGCATGGTGATGCCCTCCTATTCCGGGGCTCAAAGTAGCAGTGACAACTTTGCCATTTCCGCTGCTCTCGGCGCAGGGTACAACTACAGCGAAAACCTCGAGCTCTTTGCCGGTGTCTACTACTACCACGGCTTCGGTGAAGAGTATATCATCCCGGGAGCCGCTTTCATCTGGCGCCCCGCACCACGCTGGGAAGCCTACCTGCTGCCTCCCATCGGTGGCATTACCTACAGCGTCAACGATAACTGGCTGGTCAACCTCTACGGCCAATACAGCTCGCCGACCTGGCACGTCAAAGCCGACGATGCAGGACCGGACCGCGATATCAATGTCAGCAGCCTGCGTATCGGTCTTCGTGCGGAATACAACGTGCACAACCAACTGTGGGCCTGGCTCGGTGCCGGTGTCAGCATGGGACAAGAGCTCGACATCGAAAATACCTCGGACAAAACCATCCAGAACAGCGACATCGACATGACTCCCTTCGTTCAGGTCGGTCTCAACTACCGTTTCTAA
- a CDS encoding DMT family transporter, whose translation MNNAWICLIFAGFFEIGWPVGLKLAQSPGKTVQGIIIAVVCMAISGWLLWSAQKTIPMGTAYAVWTGLGAAGTFFVGVLFYEDPTSMMRYLGVLMIIGGVVTLKLAH comes from the coding sequence ATGAACAACGCCTGGATTTGCCTCATCTTTGCCGGCTTCTTTGAAATCGGCTGGCCAGTCGGCTTGAAGTTGGCCCAGTCACCCGGGAAAACCGTCCAAGGGATCATCATCGCCGTCGTGTGTATGGCAATCAGTGGCTGGCTACTGTGGTCGGCCCAAAAAACGATTCCAATGGGAACTGCCTATGCTGTCTGGACGGGACTGGGTGCCGCGGGAACTTTTTTTGTGGGCGTGCTGTTCTATGAAGACCCCACCAGCATGATGCGCTACCTGGGCGTGCTCATGATCATTGGCGGCGTGGTGACGCTCAAGCTGGCTCATTGA
- the yegS gene encoding lipid kinase YegS — MKTRLIINGKKAGLDPVRDAVFQAREFAEMEVRPTWEGGDVQRLVAEAAAEGCQRIIAGGGDGTVNEAVDAILQLPADQQPELALLPLGTANDFATACTIPADYGQALRLAQTGTAVPVDAARANERHFINVASAGFGAQVTTSTPVALKNFLGGGAYTLSGLVQAVNFTPYAGTVRAPGVEMDHELVIGAVCNGRQAGGGQQLAPKAVINDGLFDVVSLRSFPADAVSQVIRELLDSDVDGEYVQRRQVAWLESSSEVPIPVNLDGEPIESTHIRFEVVPGAVRMVLPAKCPLLDPNG; from the coding sequence ATGAAAACACGATTGATCATCAATGGTAAAAAAGCCGGGCTCGATCCGGTGCGAGATGCCGTTTTTCAAGCCAGAGAGTTTGCTGAGATGGAGGTGCGACCCACCTGGGAGGGTGGGGATGTGCAGCGGCTTGTTGCTGAGGCAGCCGCCGAGGGCTGTCAGCGAATCATTGCCGGGGGGGGCGACGGAACGGTGAATGAAGCCGTGGATGCCATTTTACAATTGCCTGCTGATCAACAGCCGGAGTTGGCACTGCTTCCCTTGGGGACGGCCAATGACTTTGCCACGGCCTGCACGATTCCGGCGGACTATGGACAGGCACTGCGATTGGCCCAAACCGGCACAGCCGTGCCAGTGGATGCGGCCCGGGCGAACGAACGTCATTTTATCAATGTGGCGAGTGCCGGGTTCGGGGCGCAGGTGACCACAAGTACCCCGGTTGCCTTGAAAAACTTCCTGGGTGGAGGTGCTTATACCTTATCTGGCTTGGTGCAGGCGGTGAACTTCACTCCCTACGCTGGAACAGTCAGAGCTCCCGGGGTGGAAATGGATCATGAATTGGTGATTGGGGCGGTTTGCAATGGTCGACAAGCGGGTGGAGGCCAACAGCTCGCGCCCAAGGCCGTGATCAATGATGGATTGTTCGATGTGGTCTCTCTCCGAAGTTTTCCTGCGGACGCTGTCTCCCAAGTGATTCGTGAGCTGCTCGATTCCGATGTGGATGGCGAATACGTACAACGGCGGCAGGTTGCATGGTTGGAATCATCATCCGAGGTGCCCATCCCTGTGAATTTAGATGGAGAGCCGATTGAGTCGACCCATATCCGTTTCGAGGTGGTCCCGGGAGCGGTCCGCATGGTTCTCCCTGCCAAGTGCCCGCTGCTGGATCCTAACGGGTAA